AACCAGAAATCTCCAAAGTCTGGAGATTACTCAATTGCCACAGTCCTACTGGTAAAGACGTCACCTCTGGCAGGTTCTCTAGGCTTAAATTCTGTAACTGATTTAAGCGCCCCAAACACTCTGGTAAACTTTCCAAACTATAGCAGTCGATGATTAAAAGACAAGTTAGAGTGCATAAGTCGCCAAGAGAAGCTTGCAAGCTTGTCAACAGCGGACTTCCAATGCTAAGCGATTCCAGTTCGCTGAGCTGACCTATATCATTTGGCATGTCCCTTAACCTCGTATCTTGAAGATGCAGCTCTCGCATGCTCGCCTGATATGTGATATGGCGAGGCAACTCAAACAATTTCCTGCATCCTGAAAAGTTCAGTTTCTGTAGGTTTGTCATATTCTCCAAAATGTCTGGCATGACCGTGAGCTTCCGACAACCTGATAAATCCAGGTACTCTATGCGTCCCAGTTTCTTGAAAGAATCTGGTAGCATTAATAAGTCCTGGCACGAACACAGATCTATATGCCCAAGGTTTGTTAACGACCCAAAACGGGTCGGTAGTGATGACAGCTTCTTGCAAAAACGTAGCTCCAGGTGTTCCAGCGATTGTAGATCACAAAACTCCTCTGGCAGTGTTGTAATTCCGAACTCTTCTCCGAGATAACCTATCAAGGCTATCTTTTTCAGATGCTTTAGATGAGATATTGAAGCCGGAAACCTTTGGAAACAACTGCCCCAGCTAGCAGTGATAATCAGTTCTCTCAACTCAAAAGGAGGCTGTAACCAATTTTTGATTAATTGATTTAGTTAGACGGAAAATACGGTCGTAAGTATGGTTTAATATAAACACAAAGCAGGAGATACTTACATACTCATTATCTTTCCATAATTCTTTTAAGCTGGAAGCGCCATAAAGCTCCAAGATTCTTAGTTCTTTCATCGAGAGCCATGGTGGAAGATTTGTGTGTTTGAAGTTAAACCAACGAAGCCACACAAGACCTTTTGATAGCGGGGCGAATTCTTCAGTGAAATCATTTCCTGTAACAACAAGAAGCCTTAGCGAAGGTTCCATCCGAGAATTTCGCACTAGGTCCATGCACTCTTGAAAAGGCGGCTGGTAATGAGAGGAACATTTAGGGAATTCTCTATGAGCTGGGCATGATGCAAATTGAGTTGTGGCTGCCATTATGCCCCGAATCAGCTGCTTTTCCTGAATGGCAAAAAGCAGACTTTATTAATAAACTTTTCTGAATCCACGTATAAAGACACTGATAAGCAAGTTTTCTGTAATATCACAGACAAGGAAAAGAAATGTCAAGCTCACCTGGGAACTTGTTTGAATGTTTGTAATCTGCCCTGTTAACCAAAGACGATAGGGGGAATGTTTAGCTGCTACGTCTCTTCCCAAATCTCGAAGTTCATCATGCATTCTTATTCGATTCTGGTAGTCCAGCTCAACATAACCCTTATTCACAAGGGTTTCCATTATATGTTCACCGCTACACCCGTGTCCATCCCATAAGGCGATGCCCACGCTTTTCTTTTCACCTATTAGAAAACAAGCTATATCCAATACAGCTTCTTGGATTATCAGATCGTATCCTATTTTCAGACTCAGTCTAGTATCCTGGGGCAATATTCTGGCTAACTTTTGTAACCGATTCCCAAAGTAACTTTTAGATCTGCCATAAAGCTGTTCAGGTAGCTCATTGAAAGCATTTCTGAAGTTTCCAACCGGACCTTCAAATCTTTCCCGTTGTAGAAGATGCGAGAGAGAGTGTCCACGGAACCACTCCTTGGATTGTTTTACTTTCGCCATTCTCATTCTATAAATGAAAGAGATACCCCAGCAGGTAAGGACGTCCACTCTGCTTGATGTGACTATGATCAGACTGCCTGTTGCAAGCGTTTCCTTTGCTGGCAATAAGTTGTCAAGTTGATCCTCATTATCCACGTCATCCAGAACAATGAGTGCGGGGACGTGTTTCAAGAGATTTGAAAGGACACTCCTGCCTTCCTCTAGACTGCAACATGGTGCATCTTCGAGACGAAGGTCCTTGAGGAGCTTTCTTTGCGATTTCTGTATTAGGTGTTTGGCATGagcatctttcatattgaaaagaaagCTGCACCGTTCCACAGAGAAGCATTTTCGACTGTATAGCTCTACTGCCAGATTTGTTTTGCCGGATCCTTCATTGCCCACGATCCCTACAATATTTATATTTAGGCTCCGGCAAGGTTCAAGTATGGTTCTTTCGAAGTCTTGAACTTCATCTTCAATTTCAACAGGATTTTTGGCTATCTCTATTCGTACCCCCTTCATCGATTTTATTACAGAATTCACGACACTTTTCATCACCTTCCTCTCCTCACTGATTTGTAATCAAGAAGAAAAAAACCGTCAATCAAACCTAAAAAGAATGCCGTAAATAACTAACTAACGAAAATACAAGGATAGGGAACCCTACAACttaattataaaatgtaattaCTTACTCATTATCCTGGAGTGTGTGACCAGAATAATATGAAAGTTTGTACAACGCAGTTTTCCACTCCTCAACTTTTTGTTGGGGATATCTGCCATCATGCTCGCAAAATGCCTTGGCATAGATTCCTTTTCCTTGAGCTGCCCATTGCAGATGGAGAGGGTGAACATGATAGAATATAGGAATGATGGGGATGCCACTACGGACCATAAAGGAAAGCTCAGTCAAACAGCAGGGGGATAGGGCATAGTTCATTGACAATATCACAATATGTAGTGAAGCATTGCCTATTGCACTTTCTGTTTCTCTTGTTATGTGATTGTCGGGGTCAGTGACTTTTGTTTGCATAAAAATTTGCAGGCCCATGAAATCAAGGATATCGGAGATATAAGTGGCAAGCTTTTGTGTGTCATTTTTATGGTAATTAATGATTACCTGGTACGGCTTCAAGGGTGATGTAGATGAAGATAAAAATGGCAGTGGAATCTTGCGGAAGACATTTTTAGAGTGACTAGATGTGGCCGCCATGGAACTGGGTTGATATTAACAGAGAGAAAACGGATGAACCTCACTTTATTACGAGAGGGCCGGTGAGAAGGCGGAGCCGTAGGAGTTTCTCAAAAAAAGGCATCAAGTCCGTGTCCAAAAGGCTTGCAAGCAATAACGCGGAAAAGTCGATGAAATTTGTGTGGGTAGAAGTGTAAAACACGTTTCCTACAAGGGATGGCCTTATTATTAAGAGGTCAAAATCAAAGCGACAACTGATGTGAGTGGTCGGACATACAGCCTTCCTCGAATCAAGGTGTGCTCAGATGTATCTAAATACGGGATTCCCAAAGGCCAAGGAAATTTCCTCTTCGAGTGGGATTTTCATTATATTTATGTGATCCGAGTAGTATTTTGGAAATATATATTTGAGTCTTATATTCTTGTTTTTTATTAAAGTGGGTAAGGCACCAACTCATTACAAATTAAACAAGTACAACAAAATCTAAGAAGAACATCAGAGCTACATCTTGGTATGTCAACAATAAAACCACAAAGTagaatcaaaacaaaacaaattgaCTATTAGAAATAAAAAATGGGATCGAGTCGTAGGTTCAAAGGAAGACTCTAAGATCTCTGGGATAGAAGAGAATGGTCCTTTTTCTTATGACACACAACAACCCAAGAGGAGTAGTGTTGGTAGAATCCTTAGAGACAACAACAGAGTCTGAAAGTCGAACCATTAAACCTAGAAGGGGAACTTGGCAATCTTGAGAAGGAGAATCTAGGACCAAGGAGGGAATGAATCATATACTCAAAAGAGCCCTTGAAGTAGCTAGGGGAGCATCGACAATACACAAGGTAAGATCTAGAGGAGCATAAGCAGTCGGGCAGAAGCAACACCAATTGAAAAGATAGGTGACACTTGGGTAGGGGCTACAGGGGGTTCCCCAACCACAAACCACAAAAGCTAGGATAGTCAGTAGGGAGGGGGCTCTAAAGTTGAAGAAGAGTCCAAATAAGAATCTATTGGAAAGATGGTAAGATGACACCTTTCTACATCTTTCCACAAAGTTGAGGAGTAGTAGAGTCGAGAACCACGAGGACAAGAAGAGGCCAAGTGCCCAGTGGCAAAGTAGTGTTTGCATCTGAATGAAATCCCTTCATAATTCAATCTCTGTCTCCACTGAAGCTCACCAAACTTAAGAGAGATATCAACAAGAAGTGGTTTGGAGCTCCTCCATATCTACCAAGATTCTTGCAAAGGAGGTATGGAAGAAGAGATTGGTATTAGGGTCAAATTTGATAACGAAACCTAGTTTGTTGCCAATAGATTCATAGGTAGTCATGCACCAAAAGTGAAGACGGAGGTGAGGGAGTTTGACCCAAGTAGGGGAGACCTCAGTAGAATCCATAAGGGGATTAAAGGAGAGGGTCTAAGGGTAGAGAGATAAAGCATGCAAGTCCCATTTTTTAGAGGCTCAATGAAAGGACAACCTCCCAATGATTCATATTATCAAAGAAAACAATAGAAAACCTCGAGCAAAAGGGCAAATCTCTAAATTACTAACACCTAAGGGTTCCACtgtgcaaaaataaaaaaaatggaatGTTAGATTGACTACCAAAACCAATTGAATCTATCGTTGAGAGCAAGTTTTTTGTAATATACTAGGTAGTCTAAAACCTACTTGCCCAAAACCTCCTCTAGAACAGAGGATGCACaacttggaggcatttcataggtGGAGTTGAAGAAACCCTCAGGGGTTAATGAAGTAAATATACAAATGAGTTCTTTTGTGGGGAATCTACTGAAGCGttatgttgacaattgacactcatttgattagttttatatattgtcattgatggcaatatatttCGACTTCATTCTTTAGTTTGACACttcaccgacaaacacttcaccggcaccgacaggtatcttcactaGTACGAAGTATTCTATGGGTAACCAGATCCTAGAGCCAACATCATTTGGAGACTAGGTACATGTATTTCAAGATAACATGACTAATTGGGTACCGACATTGAAGGTTGACATGATTTGCAGATCAGGCAAGGATAATAAACAACAAACAAGGTACTGGTATAGGAggtcgacatcattgggagatccgacaatcggAAATTCagtttgttatttatgtatatatgtaatgagtcgacatgaataatcatttttgtattatctatgtaagccgacatgagtcatgaaggactgtaagggtatataggtcagttattagatcattttgagatatgatgTTGTTAGATTAGATTACTAATGCGAATatcatgtatatgaggtcatttgtgtaagagattaatattctataatgatctgtagatgatttttGAGGCGCTCATAgagaaaaggatattctggtaagggtttagggttttagaagcAGAGCAGTCAGAGCTTGAACCAAAACTCGATTAGGAATAACAGATGCACTAAATGAATTTAGTTTTATGTTTCATTATTCAAAGCGATTGTAGTAAGTGAGAATTCATTGTGTTGAGTAGTGTCCTCTAGgcggtaagccttcctgcatgtgcaggcctccatattatgtaatatctcttcatatggccagtgaattgatattgtgggtcacaaatcccattgtggtttttcctctttgaggttttctatgtataaactcTCTGTGTTATGGTtatcatttgtgtgattggttcattgatttcattacttctttcaattatatgtgTACCGGTTTACTagctggtgaatgcatgttataataaggttaaaactgaATATACTGGCAGAacatagattcaccccccctctcagtgttcttggattccaaaaatttGTAATGCAAAGAAAAAGGAGCAAGAGGTTCAAACTAATTTCAATCAGAAGAAGAGGGATAAACAACAAGGTaaggccaacaaatttgttgaaaaagtatcCCAAGACATCAAGGCCATAATGGAAGTTGTTCTggcaaaaggaaggaagaggaaagagcctgaaatcATCATTGtccctattccatcagactctagaactgaagatgacactcctctagcattcaagagggtattgagaaaGAAAGGTGAAAAGCCTAAGGAGAAGGCAAAGGAGGAGGCAAggaagcaactggtaagaaagGCCACAATCAAGGTACCAGCCAACAATCCTACAGAGAGGAGACCTACTCCAAAGGAAACATCTCCTACACTTTTTGCACCATTCGATAccggaagaagaaagaagaaggaagacatagaCCTTGCTATTGAAACCAATAATATATCTATAATCCCTCCTAAGACTTATGCAGAACTAGtagatgaaatcaccaaggatggaattttgaaaaatacacaatactattatgaacacttagatgaCAATGAGTggaaagaaattgaggaagcagttttgttacacctagatatatataagaaggctttaatAGAAATTGGAAAGAAAATACCGACACAACTGTATAATAATCTAGATGCTAAGAGATTATCCACTATAGAGGAGGACAAACAcataaaattcaagagttattaactatTTGTGGTGCAATTACTCCAAAAGAGTTGGATATGACCCTCGAagttgcaaacaaaacaatttttcgtAGCAAGCACAAGGTAATTAGCCTTATGGCAGGCAGGGTTAAGGAAATAATCAGTGAAACCCACGAGGCATGGGTCAAATTCTTTGTTGACAACCCTAGTTTCTTCTCATCATCGGAAGCTAATCCTAAGACTGACACTACTgacatctcggttgaagggaaaggaaaagatgTAGTGGGTGCCCCacccacaattttgaaagatactaaGGAATTGGATGTAGATCCCCTGACAAAATCAAATGTACAGGACAAGAGAGGAGATACTGACAAAAGTAGATAATGTACATATACTAGCAGATACACACAATCTACAGGTAatagatgttgaggacaatagtcctccagatcaAAATGTATAGATTAAGGATACACTTAATGAGGAACTGACAGTAacagat
This genomic stretch from Cryptomeria japonica chromosome 8, Sugi_1.0, whole genome shotgun sequence harbors:
- the LOC131857697 gene encoding disease resistance protein Roq1-like, which gives rise to MKGVRIEIAKNPVEIEDEVQDFERTILEPCRSLNINIVGIVGNEGSGKTNLAVELYSRKCFSVERCSFLFNMKDAHAKHLIQKSQRKLLKDLRLEDAPCCSLEEGRSVLSNLLKHVPALIVLDDVDNEDQLDNLLPAKETLATGSLIIVTSSRVDVLTCWGISFIYRMRMAKVKQSKEWFRGHSLSHLLQRERFEGPVGNFRNAFNELPEQLYGRSKSYFGNRLQKLARILPQDTRLSLKIGYDLIIQEAVLDIACFLIGEKKSVGIALWDGHGCSGEHIMETLVNKGYVELDYQNRIRMHDELRDLGRDVAAKHSPYRLWLTGQITNIQTSSQEKQLIRGIMAATTQFASCPAHREFPKCSSHYQPPFQECMDLVRNSRMEPSLRLLVVTGNDFTEEFAPLSKGLVWLRWFNFKHTNLPPWLSMKELRILELYGASSLKELWKDNEYPPFELRELIITASWGSCFQRFPASISHLKHLKKIALIGYLGEEFGITTLPEEFCDLQSLEHLELRFCKKLSSLPTRFGSLTNLGHIDLCSCQDLLMLPDSFKKLGRIEYLDLSGCRKLTVMPDILENMTNLQKLNFSGCRKLFELPRHITYQASMRELHLQDTRLRDMPNDIGQLSELESLSIGSPLLTSLQASLGDLCTLTCLLIIDCYSLESLPECLGRLNQLQNLSLENLPEVTSLPVGLWQLSNLQTLEISGCPICEFNLEDRKTSYLPNLKVLNISETSLFRISISQECCPCLETLQLKQNDNLEEIETLPTTVKSLEWSECKNLKKINGTYLRSGEP